A window of the Proteus terrae subsp. cibarius genome harbors these coding sequences:
- a CDS encoding DUF5339 family protein, which translates to MKQCWWGVTLLLLSTTLPAQASTAHACRVYFKEADRFIQYISQREDLKHNMPEIKANFEQSKKQIMTAPLTEQKVICDKEMQELNSLNKMFGPKEETVLNK; encoded by the coding sequence ATGAAACAATGTTGGTGGGGTGTCACATTACTTTTATTGTCAACCACACTTCCAGCTCAAGCATCTACAGCTCATGCTTGCCGAGTGTACTTTAAAGAAGCGGATAGATTTATTCAGTACATTTCTCAAAGAGAAGATCTAAAACATAATATGCCGGAGATTAAGGCTAACTTCGAGCAAAGCAAAAAGCAGATAATGACAGCGCCTCTGACAGAACAAAAAGTAATATGTGATAAGGAAATGCAAGAGCTTAATAGTTTGAATAAAATGTTTGGACCTAAAGAAGAAACGGTACTAAATAAATAA
- a CDS encoding YceK/YidQ family lipoprotein, with amino-acid sequence MTSKNLALVTFLTTLLTGCSSVMTHAGPNKEFYSGTKNNMTMLKDDETGWAMKPLVILDLPFSAVLDTLLLPYDYYTQGDDKSDNSPKERIKRLESTTANNNHENKN; translated from the coding sequence ATGACAAGTAAAAATTTAGCATTAGTCACATTTTTGACGACATTACTGACAGGTTGCTCAAGCGTTATGACCCACGCAGGCCCGAATAAAGAATTTTATTCAGGGACAAAAAATAACATGACAATGCTAAAAGATGATGAAACCGGATGGGCAATGAAACCATTAGTTATTCTCGATCTCCCTTTTAGTGCCGTATTAGATACTTTATTATTACCTTACGATTATTATACTCAGGGTGATGATAAAAGTGATAATTCCCCTAAAGAACGCATAAAAAGATTGGAAAGTACAACGGCGAATAATAATCATGAAAATAAGAATTAA
- a CDS encoding putative transporter: MSDIALTMVMLSLAGALGLWIGNIKIYRVSLGIGGVLFGGIIIGHFAQHYNFSLNAQTLHFIQEFGLILFVYTIGIQVGPGFFSSLRVSGLKLNAFAILIILLGSVITASIYRLFDVPLPIILGVFSGAVTNTPSLGAGQQILTDLHVDPASVGQMGMGYAMAYPMGICGILLVMWLIRVFFKINIDEEAKAFSNQQHSTKDALHTINIAIKNPNLDGLLMQDIPLLNEDAIVCSRLKRGDNIMVPMPSTIIQLGDLLHIVGSKEDLNKVRLVLGEEVDASLSTSTNLLQSVRVVVTNDSVLSKRLKDLDLKRKYDVVVTRLNRAGIELIPSNNSMLQFGDILNVVGRPESIEAITVLLGNARQKLEQVQMLPVFIGIGLGVLLGSIPIFIPGIPVALKLGLAGGPLVVALILGRIGTFGKLYWFMPPSANLALRELGIVMFLAVVGLNSGGEFVETLIYGQGLSWIGYGILITLLPLLIVGVIARICFKLNYLSLCGMLAGSMTDPPALAFANSIHSSSGAAALSYATVYPLAMFLRIITPQLMALIIWTL, translated from the coding sequence ATGAGTGATATTGCATTAACAATGGTGATGTTGTCATTAGCAGGCGCTCTAGGTCTTTGGATTGGCAATATCAAAATCTATCGAGTTAGCCTAGGAATAGGTGGCGTTCTTTTTGGTGGAATTATTATTGGTCATTTTGCTCAGCACTATAACTTTTCGCTGAATGCACAAACCCTTCATTTTATTCAAGAATTTGGACTTATTCTTTTCGTTTATACCATTGGTATCCAAGTCGGCCCTGGTTTTTTCTCCTCACTGCGTGTTTCAGGCTTAAAACTAAACGCCTTCGCCATCTTAATTATTCTTCTGGGCTCAGTCATAACCGCTTCTATTTATCGTCTATTTGACGTTCCTTTACCTATTATTTTGGGTGTTTTTTCTGGTGCTGTCACCAACACCCCTTCTTTAGGTGCTGGGCAACAAATACTGACTGATCTGCATGTTGATCCGGCTTCTGTGGGGCAAATGGGGATGGGCTATGCCATGGCTTATCCTATGGGTATCTGTGGCATTCTGCTAGTTATGTGGCTTATTCGTGTGTTTTTTAAAATCAACATTGATGAAGAAGCAAAAGCCTTTAGTAACCAACAACACAGTACTAAAGATGCCCTACATACCATTAATATTGCGATTAAAAATCCCAATTTAGATGGCTTATTAATGCAAGATATTCCTCTGCTCAATGAAGATGCCATCGTCTGCTCCCGCTTAAAGCGTGGAGATAACATTATGGTACCTATGCCTTCAACGATTATTCAGTTAGGGGATTTACTGCATATTGTGGGTTCAAAAGAAGACCTCAATAAAGTACGTCTAGTACTTGGCGAGGAGGTCGATGCTTCACTTTCAACATCAACAAATTTACTTCAATCAGTACGAGTCGTCGTAACGAATGATTCTGTGCTCAGTAAACGTTTAAAAGATCTGGATCTTAAAAGAAAATACGATGTTGTAGTGACGCGATTGAACCGCGCGGGTATTGAACTTATTCCGAGCAATAATAGTATGTTGCAATTTGGGGATATTCTTAATGTTGTTGGACGCCCTGAATCTATTGAAGCCATTACAGTCCTGTTAGGTAACGCTCGCCAGAAATTAGAACAAGTCCAAATGCTTCCTGTCTTTATTGGCATAGGCTTAGGGGTTTTACTTGGCTCTATTCCTATTTTTATTCCCGGTATTCCTGTGGCACTTAAATTAGGTTTAGCTGGTGGTCCTCTTGTTGTTGCCTTAATTTTAGGGCGTATTGGTACATTTGGTAAGCTCTATTGGTTTATGCCTCCAAGTGCAAACTTGGCATTGCGAGAGTTGGGAATTGTCATGTTTCTTGCCGTGGTAGGGTTAAACTCCGGTGGTGAATTTGTCGAAACTTTAATTTATGGTCAAGGCTTGAGTTGGATTGGTTATGGTATTTTGATTACATTATTACCGTTATTGATTGTCGGTGTGATTGCCAGAATCTGCTTTAAGCTTAATTATTTAAGTCTCTGCGGGATGTTGGCAGGTTCAATGACCGATCCTCCTGCATTAGCCTTCGCAAACTCAATTCATAGCTCAAGTGGGGCTGCTGCGCTTTCCTATGCCACAGTTTACCCTTTAGCAATGTTTTTACGAATCATAACACCACAATTAATGGCACTTATTATATGGACTTTGTAG
- a CDS encoding valine--pyruvate transaminase has translation MTQLSQFGQKFAQHSGIARLMQDLNEGIRTPGAVMLGGGNPAHIPEMDNYFRQLLKEMTENGSLSDAVCNYDGPQGKDTMLQALAACLKHKLGWNISAKNIALTNGSQSAFFYLFNLLGGTTKDGKKRKILFPIAPEYIGYTDSGLEEDLFVANKPTIEMLPNGQFKYHVDFAHLEIGDDIAAICVSRPTNPTGNVITDDEVEKLEALAKRHNIPLIIDNAYGVPFPGIIFTQATPRWNDNTILCMSLSKLGLPGARCGIIIANEELISAITNVNGIISLAPGGIGPAMALEMLKRDDLMRLSQDVIGPFYHQRVLETINIIRRYLPEERCLIHKPEGAIFLWLWFKDLPVSCEELYRRLKKRGVLMVPGHYFFPGLEDSWDHAHQCMRMNYVPEPKLIEKGIKILAEEIENIYQPVNI, from the coding sequence ATGACTCAATTATCACAATTTGGGCAAAAGTTTGCTCAGCACTCAGGCATTGCTCGCTTGATGCAAGACTTAAATGAAGGAATACGTACACCCGGTGCTGTGATGCTAGGTGGTGGGAATCCTGCCCATATTCCTGAAATGGATAACTATTTTCGCCAATTACTTAAAGAGATGACCGAAAATGGCTCATTAAGTGATGCGGTTTGTAATTATGATGGCCCGCAAGGCAAAGATACCATGTTACAAGCGTTGGCGGCATGTTTAAAACATAAGCTAGGCTGGAACATTTCGGCAAAAAATATTGCGCTAACTAATGGTAGCCAAAGTGCTTTTTTCTATCTATTTAATTTATTAGGTGGCACAACCAAAGATGGGAAGAAACGTAAAATTCTTTTCCCAATTGCCCCTGAATATATTGGTTATACTGATTCTGGACTAGAAGAAGATCTGTTTGTTGCGAATAAACCAACAATAGAAATGTTGCCGAATGGGCAATTTAAATATCATGTTGATTTTGCTCATCTTGAAATTGGTGATGACATTGCCGCTATTTGTGTTTCTAGACCAACTAATCCAACGGGTAATGTAATTACTGATGATGAAGTTGAAAAGCTAGAGGCTTTGGCTAAACGGCACAATATCCCTCTGATTATAGATAACGCTTATGGCGTGCCTTTTCCGGGTATTATTTTCACTCAAGCAACACCTCGTTGGAATGACAACACTATCCTTTGTATGAGCCTGTCCAAGTTAGGCTTACCGGGTGCACGTTGTGGCATTATTATCGCCAATGAAGAGCTGATTTCAGCCATTACAAATGTTAACGGCATTATTAGTCTTGCACCCGGTGGAATTGGACCTGCAATGGCATTAGAAATGCTAAAACGCGATGATTTAATGCGGTTATCTCAAGATGTGATAGGGCCCTTCTATCATCAACGAGTACTTGAAACTATTAATATTATACGTCGCTACTTACCTGAGGAACGTTGTCTTATTCATAAGCCGGAAGGTGCGATCTTTTTATGGCTTTGGTTTAAAGATTTACCGGTTTCTTGTGAAGAGCTTTACCGTCGTTTGAAAAAACGTGGTGTATTAATGGTGCCGGGACATTACTTCTTTCCGGGATTAGAAGATTCATGGGATCACGCTCATCAATGTATGCGGATGAATTACGTACCTGAGCCTAAATTGATTGAGAAAGGAATAAAAATTCTGGCTGAAGAAATCGAGAACATCTATCAGCCAGTGAATATCTAA
- a CDS encoding DNA-3-methyladenine glycosylase I, with protein MNKQRCDWVTNDPEYLAYHDDEWGKPERDKYKLFEMICLEGQQAGLSWYTVLKKREGYRRCFFNFSPEKIAKMTDKDVEALLQDPAIIRHQGKINAIINNARIFMAMEEQGEDFSQFIWQFVDNKPIINQWINISQVPASTEISDKMAKMLKKKGFKFVGTTTCYAFMQAVGMVNDHILSCFCRQEESENANKK; from the coding sequence ATGAATAAACAGCGTTGCGATTGGGTAACTAATGATCCTGAATATTTGGCATATCATGATGATGAATGGGGTAAACCTGAACGAGATAAATATAAGCTTTTTGAAATGATTTGTCTTGAAGGTCAACAAGCTGGGTTATCTTGGTATACCGTACTTAAGAAAAGAGAAGGTTATCGTCGCTGTTTTTTTAATTTTTCACCCGAAAAAATTGCCAAAATGACAGATAAGGATGTTGAAGCTTTATTGCAAGATCCCGCAATTATTCGTCATCAAGGAAAAATTAACGCCATTATTAATAACGCCCGTATTTTTATGGCAATGGAAGAACAAGGCGAAGATTTCAGTCAGTTTATTTGGCAATTTGTTGATAATAAACCCATTATTAATCAGTGGATTAATATTTCTCAAGTGCCCGCGTCCACTGAAATCTCGGATAAAATGGCAAAAATGTTAAAGAAAAAAGGCTTTAAATTTGTTGGTACAACAACTTGCTACGCTTTTATGCAAGCTGTTGGCATGGTTAATGACCATATTCTCTCTTGTTTTTGTCGCCAAGAAGAGAGTGAAAACGCCAATAAAAAGTAA
- the glyQ gene encoding glycine--tRNA ligase subunit alpha has translation MQKFDTKTFQGLILTLQDYWARQGCTIVQPLDMEVGAGTSHPMTCLRALGPEPIAAAYVQPSRRPTDGRYGENPNRLQHYYQFQVIIKPSPDNIQELYLGSLRELGLDPTIHDIRFVEDNWENPTLGAWGLGWEVWLNGMEVTQFTYFQQVGGLECKPVTGEITYGLERLAMYIQGVDSVYDLVWCDGPLGKTTYGDIYHQNEVEQSTYNFEYADVDFLFSCFEQYEKEARELLELEKPLPLPAYERILKAGHTFNLLDARKAISVTERQRYILRIRTLTKAVAEAYYASREALGFPMCKK, from the coding sequence ATGCAAAAGTTTGATACCAAAACCTTTCAAGGTCTTATCCTGACACTACAGGATTACTGGGCTCGCCAGGGCTGTACCATTGTCCAACCATTAGATATGGAAGTGGGTGCAGGCACATCACACCCAATGACTTGTTTACGTGCATTAGGCCCAGAGCCTATCGCTGCGGCTTATGTACAGCCTTCTCGTCGTCCAACAGACGGACGTTATGGTGAAAACCCTAACCGTTTACAGCACTATTACCAATTCCAAGTTATCATTAAGCCATCACCTGATAATATTCAGGAACTTTATCTTGGCTCATTAAGAGAATTAGGTTTAGACCCAACAATTCATGATATTCGTTTTGTGGAAGATAACTGGGAAAACCCAACTTTAGGAGCTTGGGGCTTAGGCTGGGAAGTTTGGCTCAACGGCATGGAAGTGACGCAATTTACCTATTTCCAACAAGTAGGTGGATTAGAGTGCAAACCTGTTACGGGTGAAATCACTTACGGCTTAGAACGTCTTGCCATGTATATTCAAGGTGTTGATAGCGTTTATGACTTAGTTTGGTGTGATGGTCCATTAGGTAAAACCACTTATGGCGATATCTATCATCAAAACGAAGTTGAGCAATCAACCTATAACTTTGAATACGCCGACGTAGACTTCCTCTTCTCTTGCTTTGAACAATATGAAAAAGAAGCTCGTGAGTTGTTAGAGTTAGAAAAACCTCTGCCTTTACCTGCCTATGAACGTATTTTAAAAGCAGGACACACCTTTAACTTATTGGATGCACGTAAAGCTATCTCTGTGACAGAGCGCCAGCGTTATATTTTACGTATCCGTACTTTAACCAAAGCGGTTGCTGAAGCATATTATGCTTCTCGTGAAGCGCTTGGTTTCCCTATGTGTAAAAAGTAA